The DNA window ACCAAACAAGGTAATTCAAAACAATGCTGACAAAATAGACTTGGAATTTCTGGCGGAAGACTTACCCAAGTTACTCCATTCGATGAAAGGTGCAACGAATCGGATCACAAATATCAGTACAAGTCTGCGTACCTTCTCCCGTGCTGATACCGAATACAAAATCTCTGCCAATCTCCATGAGGGACTTGATAGCACATTGTTAATTTTGAAATATCGCCTCAAAGCCAACGAACACCGTCCAGAGATTCAAGTTATCCAAGAGTTTGACGATTTACCCACAATCGAATGCTTCCCTGGACAGTTAAACCAAGTATTTATGAATCTCTTGGCTAATGCCATTGATATGTTTGACGAAATGGCGCAAACTCAATCCTTCAAAGAACTAGAAGCCAATCCCCAAATCATTACTATCCATACTGAAGTTAGATCAAAGCAGGTATATATCGGTATCCGCGATAATGGCAAAGGTATGACACAAGAAGTACAAGAGAAAATTTTTGAGCATTTATTTACTACTAAAGCTGTGGGTAAAGGTACGGGTTTGGGATTAGCGATCGCTCGTCAAATTGTGGTAGAAAAACATGGTGGCAGACTGGAAGTACAGTCCCAGTTGGGTCAAGGTAGCGAGTTTTGCATCTACCTGCCGATTGGTGAGGAGTGCTGAGTTATCAGTCCCATATTCTCCCCACTCTCCCTTGTCTCCCTTGTCTGTCTCATTCATATCTCAAACAAGACTCCCACACTACCCTTGATAATGTTGTGTAGAAATAGGTGGTAAGTAGCGTTTTCGCCGACTTTGAATGCTTTTCCACAGTAAGACACCAGCAAAAATTAAAGTGGATAGCAAAACTACACTAGCGCCAGAGGCAATATCTAAGTAGTAGCTGAGGTAAATTCCCACAAATGCGATCGCTGCGCCTAAAATGCCAGAAATAATCATAATATAACCAAAGCGATCGCTCAACAGTCGCGCAATGGAAGCTGGAATCACTACCGCAGAGATAATTAATGTCACTCCCAAAATATTTAATGTGGCGACTAACAAAGTTGCCAGCATTAAAGCAAATAATGTATCCATCACCACCACTGGTACACCATGCACCTGTGCTACTTCTCTATCAAAACACCAAAACAACAAAGGGCGATAAAATACAAACACTAAGCCTAAAATCACAATCGATACTACCGTCACAAACCACAAATCTGTAGGAGAAACGCCCAAGACATTGCCAAATAAAGCCGCTTCAAAGTTTTGGCTAAATTTGCGATAGGTACTAATTACCGCGACACCCAAAGCAAAACTCGCCGTGGTAACAATTCCAATGGCAGCATCAGAATATACTTTGCGCCCTGTAAGATATTGGATAAGCAAGGCGGCAGCAAATCCCCAAATTCCCGAACCAATATAAAAATTTAGCCCTAAAACATAGCTCAACACTGCTCCGCCCAAAATAGCATGAGAAAGACCATGAGCAATGTAACTCATCCTGCGAGTAATGATATATACACCCATCACACCGCACAATAGCCCCGCCATCATCCCCACAATGACAGCACGGCTAAAAAATTCATAAGCAAAAGGTTTAAGTAGAAATTCCATGTATTTAATAAGTTTGGTAGTTATTGTATTTAGGACTTACGCAACTATCATATTTTTTCTGTAGGGTGTGTGACGCAACGAGAAGATTTGAACGTAGTTATAAGATTTATAGCGTCACACACCAACCGCCAATTGTGACACTTACGTAAGTCCTGTGTATTTACCAATAACGAGTGACTGCGTAATTGTCTAAAACTGCATCTGCACTAATGATCGGAATCTTTTCTGTGATTGCTTGAGCAACTAAAAGCCGATCAAAGGGATCTTTATGATGAAATGGTAAATTAACAATCGCGGCTGTATGAGAAACTTTAATAGGTAATATTTCCAATTCGTTGACGTAGATTTGAACGCTCAATCCAGGTAGCAAAGCTTTCAGGAATTTGATATTTACCAATACTAACTTTGATAGCAATTTCCCAATAGGAAACAGGACTTAGTAAGATGTCATTCAAAGGATCAACAATCAAATTACAAGCAACTTGACTAAGAGAGCGATCATTAAGTACAAACCAAAGAAATGCCTGAGTATCGAGTAACAACTTCATGGCATATAATTTTGAAAGTCTTCTAAGTGGGTTTCATCGTCAGACAAAATAGTTAAAGTTCCGATCGCACTACCGGGCTGTCGTGGTTTACGCAGTGGCGGAAGTTCGGCAATTAGTCTGGCGACAGTGCGATCGCCTGTAATAATTTCTACTTCTTCACCAGGTTGCAAACTAGCAATCAGTTCGGGTAAATGAAGTTGCGCTTCTGTTAATGAAATTCTTGTCATTGTTTTGGGTTTTAATACCATTGCTTTTGTTTAATTTTACAGTTATCGATCATTGGATGATGAATTGTCAAAAAGCTGACAAAATAAGCTTTTTTGGGTTAATTTTGCTAATTGCTACTACTTGAAGATTTAGAATTATGTCCGTTGTGGCTTGAGGGAATTTTTCTGAGAATATCGGGTAAATTGTCTTGCATTTGATGGCGTAAGGAAGTACCTGCATTAGCAATCAAAATGCGATCGCTTTGATGAAATACCACCATTTCTGCACCAAAGGTCTGCTTTAAAATTGCAGGTGTAAACACATCGCTGGGTTCACCTTGGGCAATAACACTGTGATTAAAACACACTACCCAAGGTAAATGAGTCGCTACCGAATTTAAATCATGGGTAGAAAGTAGAATTGTTAACCCTTGTTGATTTAGTTCCGCCAACAAATGTAATAATTCATGCTGCACTCGTAAATCAGAACTACTGGTTGGTTCATCTAACAGAACAATTTCTGGTTCACCAACTAACGCCCTAGCAATAAATACCCGTTGCTGTTGTCCACCAGATAACTCACCAATGGGACGATTAGCAATGTGCGCTATTCCTACCCGTTCTAATAAAGCTTTAGCTATGATGCGATCGCGGTATGATGACCAAGGTAAAAATTGCTGTTTGCGGTAACGCCCCATCATCACTACTTCCAGTGCAGTTACCGGAAAATTCCAATCTACTGTTTCTACTTGCGGGACATAACCCACCTTTGGCGGCGCGGTTCCCGGTTTTAAACGTTTTCCACGAAACCAAATTTCTCCTGCCCAAGGTTTAACTAACCCTAATATGGCTTTAATTAGAGTAGTTTTACCACTACCAGAAGGCCCCACTAAACCAGAAAGTTGCCCAGGATATAAGCACAAATTGACATTCGTCAACACTGGTTGAGTTTGAAAACCACAGGTAAGATTTTTAATTTCTAATATTGTTTCCATGCAAATTAAGTAATTGAAGTATGAAGTGTGAAGTGGGGGATGAGGGAGACAAGGGAGACAAGGGAGACAAGGAAGCAATCTTTCTACCTTGTCTACCCCCTCTACCTTGTCTACCCTCTCTACCTTGTCTACTCCTCACTCCACACTTTGTTATTTATTAGCCGTGGTAGCTGGGCCGACGACATTGGTAGTATTTAGCTTGTCAACTAATTGAGGATTTCCGCCCAGATTTGCGGCCATGATTCGCAGATTGTTTGCCATCATGCCAATGTAAGTATGCTGGGGATTAGTATTTTCTATGGCATTAGCTGATCCCGTTCCTGGTAATTCATCATCAGAGGTATTGGCTATTTTGACTTTGGCTTCTCTGGCAATTTGTTCTTCAACTTTGCTGGGGTAGACTTCTGAACCAAAAATTGCAGGTACTCCAGATTTGCGAATTTGGTCGATGAGTTTGGCAACATCTTGGGCGGAAGGTTCTTTAAAATCAGATGGTTGAATTGCGCCGATAACTTCAAAGCCATATTCTCTAGCCCAGTAAGCCCAAGAGTCGTGGTATGTTAACAGTTTGCGATTTTTAGCAGGAATACTCGCCACCACTTCACGGGTAACTTTGTCTAATTCGTCCAGACGTTGCAAGTAGTTCGTCAAATTTTTCTCGTAGTATTCTTTCCCTTCGGGGTCTAACTTTGTTAATTGTTGCGCGGCTAATTTAGCATAAGCTTCTGCATATTTGGGGTTTACCCATAAATGGGGATTGGGGTCTCCTTTTTCTTTGGGAAAGCTAAAATCATAAATCCATTGGGCTTCCGTAATAGTGTTGTTCCCCAGTTCATAAATATTTGTTTCTTTGGGTTTAGAAGTTTTTGCGAGTTTTTCCGTGGGTACTTCTAAACGCAGTCCGTTGACGATAATCAAATTAGCTTTGGATAACAAATCAGCATCACTAGGGCGCGGTTCAAATGTATGAGAGTCAGCACCTTCAGGAATAATGCCTTTGACTTGAGTGCGATCGCCTGCAATATTACTCACAATATTCGTGATCGGTGCAACTGTGGTCACAACAGTTAGTTTACTTTTAGTTTGATTCTGCACAGGTTTTGCAGTCGCACCAGTGCCACCAGGGTTAGGAGACACTGTTGTATTTGGTGGTGCATTACAAGCTGTTAGTGACAAACTAAGTATTAATAACCACGCAGATGTTTTCATTACTTGAATATTAGTAATTTTTTGGGTGTGAAATCATCCAATAGTAAATATTTTCCTCCTAGTTAATACAATCCCCCAATAGAGGATTTCCCTGTAACTTTTATGTTTTTTTAACATCTGGCTGGTTTTAGGATTAATTCTGTCTAAAAAACTGGGTATGAGTTCCTTCTTAAGATAGATGTTTCTATATGACAAGCCATATATTTCAGTATAAATCTAACTCGATAATGATTTTTTAGGCATAATATTACACCGAGTTTACTAATTAATAAAAAATATAATGTTTGATCATTTAGATATTGAATTTCACCAAAATTATTGGGGTTTAATTTTGATTAATACTAAAAACAATTTTTATTCTTGCAAAACTTATTTTTTCTTAATACTTAGTAATAATTATTCGTGATGTTACATATATTTCAGCGAAATGAGGTATAAGTGTACAATCCAAAATTATGTAGAGGCGTTAGGCTGAAGCCATAATACACCCTACTTAAGATTTACTTTATAAATTATTTCTTAATGATTGCTGATGACTCTTAAACCTAAAATGCTTTAATAAAGAGTAATTTGACTACATTTTTTTTAAATCTGTTTAATATATAATTAAGTAAGCTTATGCAATAAATCAAAAGTTACAAACATAGAAATAAACCAATCAAGTAAAAAATATACTTACATATCTTTATCTTAACCAAATTAATTAAATTGTATGGAAGCTGATAATTGGCAACAAACAAGACAAAGGTCAATACCAGTAAATTCCCGTGCGTTACTGTTAGTTAATCGTCATGCCCGCCAAGGAGAGCAAAGATTACGAGAAGCAACTCATTATCTAAATAAACTTGGCTTTAAATTAATAGAAGAATCTACCGAAAGCCCCAAACATCTTTCAGAAATTATTCGCCGTTATCAACATGAAGTTGATTTAGTAATTGTGGGTGGTGGTGATGGAACTTTAAACGCCGCAGTGGAAGCTTTAGTAGAAACACAATTACCTTTAGGAATTTTACCTTTAGGTACTGCCAACGATTTAGCCAGAACATTAGCAATTCCCAATTCCTTAGCAGAAGCTTGCGAAATTATTGCCTATGGAGAATTGCGCCGCATTGATTTAGGTTGGGTAAACGGGAAACATTTTTTTAATGTTGCCAGTATGGGATTGAGTGTCAAAATTACCCAAAAACTCACCAAAGAAAGAAAACGTCGTTGGGGAGTATTAGCTTATATTGCCACTGCATTACAAGTAATTTGGGAGTCTCGCCCCTTTAGCGCCGAAATTAAAATCAAGGATCAATCCTTTCGTGTTAAAACTGTGCAGATTGCGATCGGTAACGGTCGTTATTATGGTGGTGGTATGGCAGTAGTTCACGATGCCACTATTGATGATCAAAGATTGGATCTCTACAGTTTAGAAATAGAACACTGGTGGCAAATCATACCCTTATTGCCAGCAATGCGCCAAGGTAGACATATTCACTGGCGGAGTGTACGGGCGCTGCAAGGACAAAAATTTGAAATTTATACTCGCAAACCCCGCCCAATTAATACTGATGGGGAAATCACAACTTATACTCCTGCCAGTTTTAAAGTCATACCCAAGGCAATACCGGTTTTAGTACCGCCAATATAAATTCAGAGAATAGTGTTTTTTCGATTCCTGACTCACCACTCCCCGATATTTAAATTTACATCCGATATACTAAAAAAAGCTGGGTCTTGTGACAATTCACTCTAACTCGCGCCAAATGCCTCTAAGATTTTCGCAAGAAATTAAATCCTTGCTACAACGCTTATCTAATCACCACTTAACTTTAGGTGATATTTTGGCAGAGACTGCGGAACGAGGGTTTAGCCTGATAATAGCTTTATTAGTTTTACCTTTTTTGTTTCCCATGCCTCCAGGGTTAGCTGGGCCTTTTGGTGCTGCTTGCTTGCTGGTTTCTATACAGATGGTTTTTGGCAGGCGATCGCCTTGGCTACCAAAACAAATCGCCAGATATCAATTTCCGCGTCCATTTGCCCAACTTATCTTAAAAAATCTCCAACGTCTCACAAAAATAGTCGAAAAAATTACCCGTCCACGCCTAAAGCGCATCGCCAGTAATCCCTTAACTTGGCGACTGAATGGGTTATGTATTTCTTGGTTAACAATATTGCTAATGCTACCATTACCTTTAACAAATCCGATTCCGACTATTGGCATATTACTATTAGCAATTGCGACTCTCGAAGCTGATGGTTTATTGATTTGTATTGGTTATATTATTACTGCTTTAATTACTTCTTTCTTTGCATTTCTGGGATATGCAGTCTGGTTAGCACCTGGGTTATTACCTAATTTTTTTAAATAAAACAAATTCTATAAATAAACCCCTCAGACTAGAAGTCTGGGGTTTTACCAACAAAGCTACATTAGGAATCCGCAGGATTTTCTTTCAATTTCAAAAGATGATCAATTGCTTTGCTGGCTGAACCATAATTGCTAACTATATTCTCCAGTCAACATCACTAGATGTTTCTACTTGTGCATTGATGCCATATAGTTTGACTAAGCCTGTTAAAACTAAACAGCTAACAACTAACGCAATGGGAGGTAATGAAGCACTATCTAAAACGATAAACACACCTAAACCAATCAACACAAAGGGAACAATGTTGTTACCATATTGCGAAATTAAATTACAGATAGCAGGTTGGCAGGTAAGTTTATATGTGCCGTAGCACCAAACACCAACAAGCGATAAAAAGACTGCAATAATCACTAGTAAACTAGAGAAATCTGCATTAGCAAACAATGGCATATAAATGCTGACATTATCACTACCATTCGCAATAGTAATAGCAGCAACACTAAAAGCTTGGGGAGATAACCAGTTAGTTAAGGGAGAAGATTTAGTTAATTCTGGTTCTGATGCGGTTGTTTCAGATGAATCTTGATCTGGATTCAATAGACGATGTAAGCCAATAACAATGGGTGCAAAACCAAGAAAACCCATCCACTCAGAAGGTAGAATTAAACCTCCTAAAAAACCAACTAAACTAGCAATTACTAATGTACTAAAACCTAGATATTGACCAATCACAATGTGTCGACAACGGAAACTTGCATTCACTTGCGAGAATAACAGCGTCAGGATAACTAAATCATCCAAATTTGTAGCGGTAAAAGCTGTGATACCAGTGGGAATACTGTTAATAATTCCATTCATGTCTATCTCTCCTTGATCTGCACATTGATTTCTGCATATTTTGGGAATTAACTACTTTAAGTAAGTGTAGAGATGTAGCATCCCAAATGAATTTATCTCAATAAGTAACTGAAGATAAAAAAGCTGCGAAGGCTGATTGTAACTGAAGAGTGGAAGAGTCAAGATTTTAGTCTAGAACTGGCTCAAGATATTTAAAATTTAGACTCTCACTCTGTTGAAAAAATGAAATTGTAGGTCATTCATTGTTATCGACGAATGTATTGATCAATAACTTTGGTATGATCATCAACGAACTTATCTTGTTTACTAACTGGAGTAAAAGGTGCTGTTTTCGGAAATTTTTCGTTAATTTGTACAACGAGTCCTGGTGCTAAAGTAACGCGATTATCTTTAACCTCCTTGGAAACACTTAAATGTACTTTCATTTCCCGCAACATTTGTTGCTGTTCTTTCACGATTTCAGTCAACTCAGCAATTTGTTGTGTATGTAATTTATCCAGTTTTTCATGGAGTAGTTCAATATTTTGTCCGGCGCGTAAGTTTACCTGATGGTCAATGTCGGCGTTTCTTCGGTCAGTATCAGACTGGCGGTTTTGACTCATTAATACAATTGGTGCAGTGTAAGCTGAAGCGAAAGAAAACACCAAGTTCAGCAGAATGAATGGTGACTCATCCCAGTGAGGAACTCCTGGTGCTAAGTTTAAACCAACCCATCCGGCTAAAACTGTGCTTTGACAAATCAGAAATTTCCAAGAACCTACATGAGATGCGAGTTTATCTGCAAGGCGTTGACCGGGAGTTAATTCTTCAGTTGTAATTTGTTGCGTTGCCAATTTTTGATTAACTACTGGCTTCATAATTTACCTCTCTGGGTGATTGCTGTCTGTGTTTTTGTTGATGAATTTAATTTATGCTGTTACTCTGATAAATACAAATATTATTATTTTTTAAATTAATAAATTTAAGTGATTGATACAGAGAACAGCTAAGAAATACTGAGATAAACTAAAAAATGATTGAGACAGCAATTCCCAAATCGAAAATCGTGCGATCGCTCTCCAACTGCATCTGTTCGTGTAATATGAGTTAGCCTTGCTGTCGAACTCACACAGTTATGAGTCAACTGACATCTAAAAATTGGATTCTCATCCAACAAAAACTTACACCATACTTGTTTTTGCTACCAGCGTTAGTACTGTTGGGGTTAACTGTCTTCTGGCCTGCATTACAAGCCTTTTACCTCAGTTTCACCAGCTATGAAGATATTTCCCAGCCACCACAATGGATAGGTTTTGGGAATTTTCTGCGGTTGTGGAAAGACGCAGTGTTTTGGAAAACTTTAGAAAACACCTTTCTTTATCTAGTGGGTGTAGTTCCCATTCTCGTAATTACTCCCCTGGGTTTAGCAATTTTAGTCAATCAAAAACTGCGGGGTGTTAGTTGGTTTAGAGCCGCATATTATACACCAGTAGTAATTTCAATGGTAGTTGCAGGTATCGCCTGGAAATGGTTATACGCCGAAAACGGTTTACTGAATCAGTTACTCAAAACTTTAGGAATTTTCCCCGAAGGAATTCCTTGGTTAACTAGTCCAGATAAAATTTTGGGGATTTTACCCATTTCTCTAGCCAGTGTGATGGCTGTAACTATGTGGAAAGGCTTGGGCTACTACATGGTAATTTATTTAGCTGGGTTACAATCAATCCCGGCTGATGTTTATGAAGCCGCCGCTATTGATGGTTCAGATGGTATTAAAAAACATTGGGATATTACGATACCTTTAATGAGACCTTATTTAGCTTTAGTAGCAGTAATTTCAGCTATTTCCGCTACAAAAGTTTTTGAAGAAGTATATATCATGACTCAAGGCGGGCCACTCAATAGTTCTAAAACCATTGTTTATTATTTATATGAACAAGCTTTTAGTAATTTAGACATTAGCTATGCTTGTACAATTGGATTAATATTATTTTTAATAATTTTAGGTCTGTCAGTTTTACGGTTAACTCTTAATCAATCAGGTGGAGATTCTCTAGTTTAGCAGCCAAACAATCTAGAGATTCAGATTCTCAACTTCTTGGAAGTTGAGGAGAATGATTGAGAAGTGCTACATTCAGGGTGGTTTTTTGTCGCTGGAGAATGATGGCAAAAAAGCTAGGATATTTAACCAGGACTTACGCACAAAGATTATCTGTGGAGATTGGGTGTAAGGGTGAAAGGGTTTGGGGCTTTGCCGTGAGCGTCAGCCGAACGGTGTAAGGATTTTGAATAAGTACACCCCTATACCCTTGAACCCTCGCCACAACCCTTGATTTTTCGTTTTGATGCGTAAGTCCTAAATACTTTCCCAATATCCTCTAAGTATATTAATTTTTAGGTATTTATATGTTTTTAGTAACAGGAGCAACGGGGGGAATTGGTCGTCGTGTTGTGCGACTGCTACGCCAACAAGAACAATCAGTCAGGGCGTTTGTGCGGCTGACCTCACATTATAGTGAGTTAGAACATCGGGGCGCAGAAATTTTTATTGGTGACTTGCGCCAAACTAGAGATATAGAAAAAGCAACTCAAGGTGTCACATATATTATCAGCACTCATGGTTCTGATGGTGATGCTCTCTCACTAGACTATCGCGCCAACATAGAACTAATTGACCAAGCAAAAGCTAACCAAGTTCAGCATTTTGTGTTTGTGTCTGTGTTGGGAGTCGATCGCGGCTATGAAGATGCGCCTGTGTTTAAAGCTAAACGCGCAGTCGAAAGATATTTGGTAGATAGTGGCTTAAATTACACAATTTTACGTCCATCTGGACTAGCATCTAATTTGCTGCCACTGGCAGAACAGTTTCGAGAAACAGGATTGTATTTACTAATTGGCGATCGCAAAAACCGTAGCTCAGTTGTGAGTACAGATGATTTAGCAAAAATGATAGTTGATTCTGTCAAACTTACACAGGCGCATAACCAAATATTGCCAGTTGGGGGGCCAGAAATTTTGCAACGGGAAGATATTCCGCAAATTTTTGGTCGAATTTTTAATAAAGAACCGATAGTCATCAACCCACCAGTTTTCTTAGTGGATGGCTTAAGACATATTATTGGTTTGTTCAGTCCGCAAGCGCAAACAGCCTTGGGGACTTATCGGACATTGCTATCTAATGAATTTTTCTGTAAAAAAGATGAAATAGCTAATTTAGAGAAGATTTTCAATTTTCAGTTGGAAACTTTGGAAAATTTTTTACGACGCTATTTAGCAGTTTGAATCAGGGGGTGGAGGTTAGAGGTTAGAGGTTAGAGGTTAGAGGTTACAGGTTAGAGCTTAGTTTAATGCGATCCTTAGTTCCTCCCCAAGTCCTCAATTCCTAAACCCTAACTCCAAGCCCCTAGCCTCTAGTCCCTAGCCCCTAGCCCCTCCTAATTAAATTTAAAAATCTTATGACTTCTCCCCTATTTGCCAATGCTGCTCAAGCGCGTCAAACAAAACAGCGATTCGCCAAGCCAGAGGATCAATTGTCTTATGAGTTAGGTAAGGCAGTTCAAGAATTGCCCCCGCTTTATACTAGATTATTAGCCGGAACCATTAGTTTAGCGTTATTCGGCACGATCGCCTGGGCGAATTTCTCGGAAATTGATGAAGTAGCCATCGCTCAAGGGGAATTAATTGCTTCCACCCAAGTCAGACCTTTGACATCGCTGGGGAATGGGATGATTTTAGCAGTGAAGGTGAAAGAAGGCGATCGCGTCACCAAAAATCAAGTATTAATTCAACGCGACCCCGATTTCCAAAAAACAGACGTAAACCGCCTGACAGAATCTAGCCAGTTGATTAAAGATGACTTAGAGCGTTTGGATGTAGAACGCATCGGCGGTCAAAGCACTGGTGAGAAATTGCAAGATGAACTGTTAATAGCACGTCTGCGCGATTATCAAGCACGTCAAGCCACCGCCGAAGCCGAAGCCAACCGCCAACGCGCCCTCCTCGACCAAGCAAAAGTCCGCCTAACAAGATTGCGAGAAAATTTAGAAACTGCCAAAACTGCATTAGTTAACTCTAAAGCTAATCTTGCTAATGCTCAAAATATCCGCGCCACAGTCAAAGAAGCATTAACAATTGCCAAAAATCGAGAAACCAAACTCCGCACCTTGATTACTCCTGGTGCTGTCCCTAGAGTTGATTACTTAGAAGCGCAAGAACGATTAAATCGTGCTACCACAGATGTCACCAGATCAGAAGATGAAGTAACCAACGCGAGTAACAGAGTCTCAGAAGCACAGGATCGCGTTGTCTCCCTCGAAAAAGACATCGCAGCCCAAGTCCAAGAAGTACGTCAAGCCGAAGAAGCTTTTCAAGGGGCGCGTAATCAAGCACAACGTGTCACATCTGAGCGTCAAAGCGAAATTTTGACTCAAATGAACAAGCGCAAAGAAGAATTAACCACTGTCTCTGGTCAATTAGCCCAGGCGAAAAAGCAACAAGATGGAGAAACCATTAAAGCACCTGTGGCTGGGACAATCTACAGAATTAAGGCGACCAAAGGCCCCGTACAATCAGGGGAAGAATTACTGTCAATCTTGCCAGATGGCGAAGAATTAGAACTAGAGGTGAAAGTCCTCAACCGCGATATTGGCTTTATTCGTCCAGGAATGAAAGCAAAGGTTAAAATGGCTACTTTCCCTTTCCAAGAATTCGGCACTATTGATGGCACAGTCGTACAAGTTAGTCCCAATGCCGTGGTTGATAAGGACTTAGGTTTGGTTTTCCCCACCAGAATTCAAATGAATAAACATTCCCTAAATGTACGGGGTAAAGAAGTAGTATTTACACCCGGTATGGTAGCTACAGGAGAAATTGTCACGCGCAAAAAATCAATTTTAACTTTCCTGATCGAACCTGTAACTCGGCGATTTAGCGAAGCTTTTTCTGTTAGGTAACAGGTGACAGGTGATAGAGGCTAGAGACTAGATGAATGTATTTTATTGGAGTGAAAAACGCTGTTATCCTTGTCTCCCTTGTCCTCCTTGTCCTCCTTCGCTATAAAAAAAGAACCCTCGAAATTTCGAGGGTTCTTTTTTTTAAATCAGTTTTTTAAATAAATTTAGAAAGGTGCGATCGCTAAACAAATTACAGCTAACATTGCAGCTATCACATAAAATACAGCCACAACTTGTAATTCTGACCAGCCACCCAACTCTAAATGATGATGTAAAGGAGCCATTCTTAACAAGCGTTTACCTTTGCCATCTGGGCCTTTAGTCGCTTTGTAATAAGCTACTTGCGCCATTACAGACAAGGTTTCAACAAAGAAGATCCCACTGAGGATAAATAATGCTACCAAGCTGTTGGTTAACAGCGCCACAGCAGCTAACGCACCACCTAACGCCAGAGAACCAGTATCACCCATAAATACGCGGGCTGGGTTGCGGTTATGTGCCAAGAAACCTAAGCAACTACCACTTAAAGCCGCACAGAAAACCATCAATCCTGGGGAAGTTGGGGCGACTACAGCACCTAAAGCCAAAAGTGCGATCGCCACAGTTCCACCTGCTAAACCATCAATTCCATCAGTTAAATTAGTTGCATTACTCTCTGCTACTAGCACAAACCCTGCCAACGGCCAAAACAGGAAACCTAAAGGTAGTGCAAAGCTCACCCAAGGCAAAGCAATATTTGTAATATTAGAAGGCTGATTAAAGATTAACCATATACAAAACAGCACTGCAAACCCAATTTGCAAAGCTAATTTCATTTTGGGAGAAATCCCCTTGTTGGACTTACGGCGGAGAATTTGCCAGTCATCAATCCAACCAATAAAGCCATAGCTCAGGGTTAATGCGGAGACAGCAATAACTTCTGTGGCAAAATTAGACATTATACAGGCAACGATCGCTGCTACCGGGATGAAGAATATCCCGCCCATTGTTGGTGTGCCTGCTTTTTTGAGATGGGCTTGTGGGCCATCTTCGCGGATAATTTGTCCAGTTTTGAGTGCTTGTAGTAGAGGTACTACCACATAACCCACAGCAGCCGAAATCACCGCACACAACAATAAAGGCATCGTGAGTGATGTGTTTTGCCAAGGCAATCTATTGCCCATCAAATCACAAGTTACTGCTGCTAAACCCAGCCCAGTGGCTAAGGCAG is part of the Aulosira sp. FACHB-615 genome and encodes:
- a CDS encoding SDR family oxidoreductase; this encodes MFLVTGATGGIGRRVVRLLRQQEQSVRAFVRLTSHYSELEHRGAEIFIGDLRQTRDIEKATQGVTYIISTHGSDGDALSLDYRANIELIDQAKANQVQHFVFVSVLGVDRGYEDAPVFKAKRAVERYLVDSGLNYTILRPSGLASNLLPLAEQFRETGLYLLIGDRKNRSSVVSTDDLAKMIVDSVKLTQAHNQILPVGGPEILQREDIPQIFGRIFNKEPIVINPPVFLVDGLRHIIGLFSPQAQTALGTYRTLLSNEFFCKKDEIANLEKIFNFQLETLENFLRRYLAV
- a CDS encoding HlyD family efflux transporter periplasmic adaptor subunit, with translation MTSPLFANAAQARQTKQRFAKPEDQLSYELGKAVQELPPLYTRLLAGTISLALFGTIAWANFSEIDEVAIAQGELIASTQVRPLTSLGNGMILAVKVKEGDRVTKNQVLIQRDPDFQKTDVNRLTESSQLIKDDLERLDVERIGGQSTGEKLQDELLIARLRDYQARQATAEAEANRQRALLDQAKVRLTRLRENLETAKTALVNSKANLANAQNIRATVKEALTIAKNRETKLRTLITPGAVPRVDYLEAQERLNRATTDVTRSEDEVTNASNRVSEAQDRVVSLEKDIAAQVQEVRQAEEAFQGARNQAQRVTSERQSEILTQMNKRKEELTTVSGQLAQAKKQQDGETIKAPVAGTIYRIKATKGPVQSGEELLSILPDGEELELEVKVLNRDIGFIRPGMKAKVKMATFPFQEFGTIDGTVVQVSPNAVVDKDLGLVFPTRIQMNKHSLNVRGKEVVFTPGMVATGEIVTRKKSILTFLIEPVTRRFSEAFSVR
- a CDS encoding cadmium resistance transporter, whose translation is MNGIINSIPTGITAFTATNLDDLVILTLLFSQVNASFRCRHIVIGQYLGFSTLVIASLVGFLGGLILPSEWMGFLGFAPIVIGLHRLLNPDQDSSETTASEPELTKSSPLTNWLSPQAFSVAAITIANGSDNVSIYMPLFANADFSSLLVIIAVFLSLVGVWCYGTYKLTCQPAICNLISQYGNNIVPFVLIGLGVFIVLDSASLPPIALVVSCLVLTGLVKLYGINAQVETSSDVDWRI
- a CDS encoding carbohydrate ABC transporter permease, which gives rise to MSQLTSKNWILIQQKLTPYLFLLPALVLLGLTVFWPALQAFYLSFTSYEDISQPPQWIGFGNFLRLWKDAVFWKTLENTFLYLVGVVPILVITPLGLAILVNQKLRGVSWFRAAYYTPVVISMVVAGIAWKWLYAENGLLNQLLKTLGIFPEGIPWLTSPDKILGILPISLASVMAVTMWKGLGYYMVIYLAGLQSIPADVYEAAAIDGSDGIKKHWDITIPLMRPYLALVAVISAISATKVFEEVYIMTQGGPLNSSKTIVYYLYEQAFSNLDISYACTIGLILFLIILGLSVLRLTLNQSGGDSLV
- the mraY gene encoding phospho-N-acetylmuramoyl-pentapeptide-transferase; translation: MDAKLSPNQGLNIFSGIGLASALATGLGLAAVTCDLMGNRLPWQNTSLTMPLLLCAVISAAVGYVVVPLLQALKTGQIIREDGPQAHLKKAGTPTMGGIFFIPVAAIVACIMSNFATEVIAVSALTLSYGFIGWIDDWQILRRKSNKGISPKMKLALQIGFAVLFCIWLIFNQPSNITNIALPWVSFALPLGFLFWPLAGFVLVAESNATNLTDGIDGLAGGTVAIALLALGAVVAPTSPGLMVFCAALSGSCLGFLAHNRNPARVFMGDTGSLALGGALAAVALLTNSLVALFILSGIFFVETLSVMAQVAYYKATKGPDGKGKRLLRMAPLHHHLELGGWSELQVVAVFYVIAAMLAVICLAIAPF
- a CDS encoding DUF1003 domain-containing protein → MKPVVNQKLATQQITTEELTPGQRLADKLASHVGSWKFLICQSTVLAGWVGLNLAPGVPHWDESPFILLNLVFSFASAYTAPIVLMSQNRQSDTDRRNADIDHQVNLRAGQNIELLHEKLDKLHTQQIAELTEIVKEQQQMLREMKVHLSVSKEVKDNRVTLAPGLVVQINEKFPKTAPFTPVSKQDKFVDDHTKVIDQYIRR